The proteins below come from a single Magallana gigas chromosome 10, xbMagGiga1.1, whole genome shotgun sequence genomic window:
- the LOC105320491 gene encoding uncharacterized protein: METNAEKLENEERVDMFTTLHEHELKVKELKSVFVDPPKDMESSQSKTTKEKIQAGFQGVKNNSRRLVKFVKSKIRRKEKETIVQDIQITPEDDDETWARRSVGSAASRSSIESKLSSASSKKEDDNILSDMDCDDVEE, from the exons ATGGAGACCAATGCTGAAAAATTGGAAAACGAGGAAAGAGTCGACATGTTTACAACCCTTCATGAACATGAGCTCAAAGTGAag GAACTTAAAAGTGTCTTTGTGGATCCACCAAAAGATATGGAGTCCTCCCAATCTAAGACAACCAAAGAGAAGATCCAGGCTGGTTTTCAAGGG GTAAAGAATAACTCCAGACGACTAGTAAAGTTTGTCAAAAGTAAAATTCGACGGAAGGAAAAAGAGACCATCGTTCAAGACATTCAGATCACGCCAGAAGATGACGACGAGACATGGGCGAGACGATCTGTGGGCAGCGCCGCCTCCCGGTCAAGCATAGAATCAAAATTGTCGTCTGCTTCTTCCAAAAAAGAGGATGATAATATTTTGAGTGACATGGATTGTGATGACGTAGAAGAATGA